In Formosa haliotis, the sequence AATTAACGAAGATTAATTGATGTCCATTTAAAAAGTACTGTAAATAAAAACGGATTGGCTATACCAATCCGTTTTTGCATTAAAAGAATTAAAACAAACTAATAAATCACAATTTATAAACTCTTACCCAATCAATAAATACCGAGCAAGGAAATTCTGCTTCTGAAACAATTGGTCCGCCGTAAGTGTAGTTTGAGCCACCAACACCTGCGCTTAAAATGGCGTACATGCTATGCTCGAAAGGATGCCATTCATCAAAATGGTTGGAGTATTCCGATACCGTTACGCGTTTTCCATTTATTGTTGTAACCGATTTTTGATCTTGTCCATCAACATGATGTCCGTCGCCATCATTGAAATAATGAATATGATACACATTGCCATCTACAAAAAATTCTAAGCGATCGTTAAACCAATCGATACCATAGGTGTGAAAACCAGCACTTCCAGCACGAAAATCGTCCTCTAATGGTGGGTAGTTTCCGTATTCCGGATCTGTAGGATTAGGGGTTTGCTTGGTTTCGTAATTATAATATCCGCCCAAATGCCCATGATTCCAGTCATGATATTCGTTGTTTTCCCATGCCCAAGCATAATGTACCGAGCCTAAATTGTTATACGGGATAGCGCCTGCATATTCCATAATATCGATTTCTCCGCCTTGTGGCCACATTAAATGATCTTGTCCTTTTGGAATCTCTTGTGGCATTAGCCAAAAGGCAAATCCTTGACCTTGGTGTCGAACGTCACGCCCGTAAACTCGTGACACAATACGATGTCCTGGTCCCCAAGAAGCCTTATTATGCGTACGAATTCTTCCGCTAGTATAATTTCTATCCATATAACTTTCTTTTCGTGTGGTAATGACTAAACATCCACCATCGGCACCTTTTATATCGTCCTGAAAACTTACATTTTCTTTTCGGTCTGTAGCATAATCCAATTGTCCAGTTCCCCAATCACCATTAATTCCTGTTCCTGTTTCGTAACTCCATTTGGTAGTGTCTAAAGTGCCAGAATTAAACTCGTCAGACCAAACCAATTCTCCTGCATTGTCGTAATTCTCATCCTCTGAAACAAAAACACGTATACTAATTTGTTTCGTTAACAGTTGGTTTCCATTTAAGGCACGGACTTCAATAGAATAGTCATTTGTTCCACCTTTTAAGAATTGGTGTAAAAAATAATTTGAATTGAAATTTTTGGTTTGATTTTCTATAACGATTTGATACGATGTTGCATTAACTGCCGAAATCTCAAATTCTACATTCCCGCTACCGTCGCCATAGGGAGTTGAATCGCTAAAACCTACAATATTAGTTTTTACCGAAAGATCTGACAATATTGGTTCTTTGGTGTCCTGCGAATCTGAATCGCTACACGAATGCATTATTAAAACCATGCCTAGAAAAAGAAGATCGAGAGGCCTCATAGTTCTAATTTTTAACAAACTCTAATTTTGAATATGCGTTAACGGTAGAATTACTGCCAATAAAAATATGGAAATCTCCAGCTTCTGTTTCCCACTTTTTATTTGCGGTAAAAAAGGACAATAATTCTGCGGTAATTTTAAAGCTTACTGTTTTAGTTTCTCCTGGTTTTAATTCTATTATTTCAAAACCTTTTAATTCCTTAATTGGGCGTGTTATGCTTCCTACCAAATCACGAATATATAGCTGAACAATTTCTTTTCCTTCTCGCTTTCCTATGTTTGTTATGTCTACTGAAGCCGTAACAGTTTCATTAGGATGAAATGAATTTGAAGATAGTTTTACTTCGGAATATTTAAATGAAGTATAACTCAGTCCGTAACCAAATGGAAACAATGCTTCGTTAGATACATCGTTATGATGTGAATAGGTAACTTCTTTATTAGCTGAAGGTCTTCCGGTATTTTTTTGATTATAATAAAAAGGTTCTTGCCCAACTGCTCTCGGAAAAGATACAGGTAGTTTTCCTGAAGGGTTGTCGTCTCCAAACAAGACATCGGCAACGGCATTTCCGTGCTCAGAACCTAAATGCCAAACCTCTAAAATGGCAGGTATATGGTCTGCCGCCCACGAAATTTCCATAGGTCTACCATTCATTAAAACCAATACAATATTTTTGTTAACGGCATAAACGGCTTCCAATAATTCTTGTTGTAATCCTGCAAAGCCAATGTTTGCCTGACTTCTGCCTTCCCCAGATTGAAAGGCATCTTCACCTAAAACCATAAGTACAACATCTGCATGTTTCGCTATAGTTATTGCCTCATTAAATCCTGAGGTATCGGTAGTGTTTAAAGTTAAGGGCGCTAAAAATGAACGTTCGCCAATAGATAAATCGGTGCCTTTTGCATAGCTGATATTCGCATTTTTGCCCATGGCATTTGTTATGCCTTCTAAAACGGATACAGCAGAATTTTTTTCACCTTGAGCTCTCCAATTTCCTATCGGGCTGTCTTTATCGTTTGCTAAAGGTCCGATTACTGCAATGTTTTTTGCTGTTTTACTTAAAGGTAAAAGGCTTTTCTCGTTTTTTAAAAGCACTATAGATTTTTTAGCGACATCTCTGGAAATAGCTAAATGCTCTTTGGTTAAAATATCTGTTTTTTCGCGTTTTGCATTACTATATCGGTAAGGGTCATCGAATAATCCAAGACGGAATTTTACACGAAGTACGCGTTTCACGGCATCATCAATCAACGCTATATCTAATCTGTTTTGTTCAACTAAGGTTTTTAATCCATCTTCGTAAACACGACCTTCCATATCCATATCACTACCTGCATGAATAGCAAGATTCGCTGCCTCTAATTTGTTTTTTGCTACACCATGAGGGATTAATTCAGCTATAGAGCCCCAGTCTGAAACCACAAAACCATCGAACCCCCATTCGCCTTTTAATAACGTACGTTGTAAATAGGAATTCGCAGTTGCTGGCTGTCCGTCAATTTCATTAAATGCATTCATAAAGGTGGCAACTCCGGCGTCGGAAGCTGCTTTGAAAGGCGGTAAAATAACATTTTGTAGCTCGTGTTCTCCAATATTTACAGTATTATAATCCCGGCCAGATTCTGCAAACCCATAACCTGCAAAATGTTTAGCGCAGGCAGCAATGGTATGGGGGTCGGATAAATCGTTTCCTTGAAAACCTTGAATTCTAGCAACCCCGATAGCGCTTGTTAAAAAAGGGTCTTCTCCAGAACCTTCCATTATTCGTCCCCAGCGGGCATCTCGAGAAACATCAATCATAGGAGCAAACGTCCAATGCAAACCTTCCGCAGATGCTTCTTTGGCCGCAATACTTGCACTCAGTTTCATGGCTTCTAAATCCCAACTGGCACTTTCTGCTAGCGGGGTGGGGAATATGGTTTTGTAGCCATGAATCACATCATAACCAAAAATTAAAGGGATTTTTAATCGAGAATGTTCCATAACTAAACTTTGGGCTTCTCGTGTGGCTTCAACCGTAAGGACATTTAACATGGATCCCACGTCTCCGTTTTTAAGTTTTTCTAACTTGGTTTTGTTATCAATATCTGATGGAATACCGGTAACATCCCAACTTCCGTTGTATTGATTTAGCTGGCCTATTTTTTCTTGTAAGGTCATTAACGATAAAACAGAGTCTACTTTATGCTCTAAAGTTGCTTCAATAATTGTATTATTTTGAGCGGTAGATTTACCTGTGAAAATTAAAAGTGCTAAAATGAAAAGCAATTTAGGTTGTAGATGTCGCATAGTTTCTATTTTAAACGTTAGGGGTTAGCATTCCAATTTTCTTAATATTATAAGTTGGATGTAACGAGTTTGTAATTAAATCTTTTAGCTGAGTTCGTTTGGGTAAAATTACCAATTACTCGTGTTAAATGGAGAAATAGTACCTATACAAAAATTATACAACTTGAAAAATGTCTATTAATTTACTTAAAAAAGAGCTAAGTATTGTAAGTTACAGTAGGGCTTAATCTTTTTTATTAAAGGCATAATACCTATATGATGTGGGAAAATCAAGGGATAGGATTACATCATCATAAATATAGGGATGTAGTGTTTATGATGTGGTGATTTTTACGATTAGCATAAGGTATGGAGAATATAAACACAGTTTTGTAGCATATTTTATGGTAAAGATGAGCTGAAAAAAATTAATTGTAGTGTTTTTTTGCGGAACATGTCTGTATAAAAAGGGTTAACTATTTAGTTTAATGCCGTATTTATAATCCATTTTGAACTATACGTTAAACCAAACAAATACATATGGATTATTAATAAAAAAAGGGAAGCCGAAGCCTCCCTTATATAAATGCATTGGACGATTAATTCCAGAACAAGCTATAAAGCATAACTAAAATAATCATCACGGCAAATGCTCCAATATTAAATGTCGGACTCGTTTTAAATGTTTCCTTTTTAATTTCAATACCCTTGGCGTCATCGGCTCCATTATGCTGAATTAAACTAGCAATTGCAATAACAATCATGGTCAAGATAAATGTGTATCCCATTTGATCCATAAAAGGGACATCTACAAAAAACGGACTTGTAGACCATTGGTGAGATGCAACTTTGAAATATAGCGCGATTGGAATGGATGCTAAGGCTCCAATAATAGCAGCTTTGTTTGTTGTTTTCTTCCAGAATAAACCTAAAATAAATACAGCTAAAATACCTGGACTTACAATTCCTGTATATTCTTGAATAAATTGAAACGCTTGGTCAATCCCTCCTAAAAGAGGCGCCATAATACATGCAATAACTAAAGCAACAGCTGCAGAAATTCTACCCATGTTTACAGTTTGCTTAGAACTCGCATTTTTATTGATGTATTGCTTGTAAATATCCATTGTATAAATGGTAGATGTCGAATTTAGCATCGATGCTAAAGACGATACTATCGCGGCTGCCAACGCGGCAAAAGCGACACCTTTTAATCCTGTTGGTAGAAATTGTAATAACCACGGGTAGGCTTTATCAGCTTGTTCTAGAGATGGCAAATTCTTTAATCCAGCTTCTCCCAAACTTGCTAAAATTTCAGGGTCGTTTACCATGACATAAGCTGCAATTCCTGGAATTACAACAATTAAAGGGATAATTAATTTTAAGAAAGCAGCTAGTAAAATACCTTTTTGTGCTTCTCTTAAAGATTTAGCAGCTAAAGTTCGTTGTATAATATATTGGTTGAATCCCCAATAGTATAAATTCGCAAC encodes:
- a CDS encoding sodium/sugar symporter, which encodes MTTQFEFLDYFIFVAYAILILGVGLWMSRDKKGHEKNAEDYFLAGKSLPWWAIGASLIAANISAEQFIGMSGSGFASGLAIASYEWMAALTLLIVGKYFLPIFIEKGLYTIPEFVEKRYSTNLKTILAIFWIALYVFVNLASVLYLGSLALETIMGIPMIYGVIGLALFAAAYSLYGGLSAVAWTDVIQVVFLVLGGLATTYLALNTVSGGHGMMEGLKVVYEEVPDRFAMILDKSNPEYKNLPGIGVLVGGMWVANLYYWGFNQYIIQRTLAAKSLREAQKGILLAAFLKLIIPLIVVIPGIAAYVMVNDPEILASLGEAGLKNLPSLEQADKAYPWLLQFLPTGLKGVAFAALAAAIVSSLASMLNSTSTIYTMDIYKQYINKNASSKQTVNMGRISAAVALVIACIMAPLLGGIDQAFQFIQEYTGIVSPGILAVFILGLFWKKTTNKAAIIGALASIPIALYFKVASHQWSTSPFFVDVPFMDQMGYTFILTMIVIAIASLIQHNGADDAKGIEIKKETFKTSPTFNIGAFAVMIILVMLYSLFWN
- the bglX gene encoding beta-glucosidase BglX produces the protein MRHLQPKLLFILALLIFTGKSTAQNNTIIEATLEHKVDSVLSLMTLQEKIGQLNQYNGSWDVTGIPSDIDNKTKLEKLKNGDVGSMLNVLTVEATREAQSLVMEHSRLKIPLIFGYDVIHGYKTIFPTPLAESASWDLEAMKLSASIAAKEASAEGLHWTFAPMIDVSRDARWGRIMEGSGEDPFLTSAIGVARIQGFQGNDLSDPHTIAACAKHFAGYGFAESGRDYNTVNIGEHELQNVILPPFKAASDAGVATFMNAFNEIDGQPATANSYLQRTLLKGEWGFDGFVVSDWGSIAELIPHGVAKNKLEAANLAIHAGSDMDMEGRVYEDGLKTLVEQNRLDIALIDDAVKRVLRVKFRLGLFDDPYRYSNAKREKTDILTKEHLAISRDVAKKSIVLLKNEKSLLPLSKTAKNIAVIGPLANDKDSPIGNWRAQGEKNSAVSVLEGITNAMGKNANISYAKGTDLSIGERSFLAPLTLNTTDTSGFNEAITIAKHADVVLMVLGEDAFQSGEGRSQANIGFAGLQQELLEAVYAVNKNIVLVLMNGRPMEISWAADHIPAILEVWHLGSEHGNAVADVLFGDDNPSGKLPVSFPRAVGQEPFYYNQKNTGRPSANKEVTYSHHNDVSNEALFPFGYGLSYTSFKYSEVKLSSNSFHPNETVTASVDITNIGKREGKEIVQLYIRDLVGSITRPIKELKGFEIIELKPGETKTVSFKITAELLSFFTANKKWETEAGDFHIFIGSNSTVNAYSKLEFVKN
- a CDS encoding glycoside hydrolase family 16 protein, with translation MRPLDLLFLGMVLIMHSCSDSDSQDTKEPILSDLSVKTNIVGFSDSTPYGDGSGNVEFEISAVNATSYQIVIENQTKNFNSNYFLHQFLKGGTNDYSIEVRALNGNQLLTKQISIRVFVSEDENYDNAGELVWSDEFNSGTLDTTKWSYETGTGINGDWGTGQLDYATDRKENVSFQDDIKGADGGCLVITTRKESYMDRNYTSGRIRTHNKASWGPGHRIVSRVYGRDVRHQGQGFAFWLMPQEIPKGQDHLMWPQGGEIDIMEYAGAIPYNNLGSVHYAWAWENNEYHDWNHGHLGGYYNYETKQTPNPTDPEYGNYPPLEDDFRAGSAGFHTYGIDWFNDRLEFFVDGNVYHIHYFNDGDGHHVDGQDQKSVTTINGKRVTVSEYSNHFDEWHPFEHSMYAILSAGVGGSNYTYGGPIVSEAEFPCSVFIDWVRVYKL